From the Cytophagales bacterium genome, the window ACCAGACACATTGGAAACTGCTGCTACTACAATATGATAATCGCCAAATGCCTTACAGATACTATTTACAAAAGGCAACATTTTTTTAATTTCCTGCCTGCGGCTGCCGGGGAGTATTGCCAGAATTGGCTTTTGATCAAGCTCGTGTTGTTGTCTGAAATTGTGATTTATTTGATGGCCTGATACAGCATCCAGTGTCGGGTTGCCTACGTAATCTACCTGGTAATCAAATTTTTTGTAAAATTCTTTTTCAAAAGGAAAAATAACAAACATCCTGTCAACCAGCTTCTTTATTTTGAAAACCCTCGACTGATTCCATGCCCAAACTTTTGGAGATATATAATAAAAGACTTTATACCTATGCTTTTTGGCAAATTTTGCTACCCTCATATTAAAGCCGGCAAAATCAACTAAAATGAGTACATCTGGCTTATAACGTAGAATATCTCTTTTACAAACTTTCAGCAGTCTCAGCACTTTACCAAATTTAGCAGCCACTTCAAGAATGCCCATAAAAGAGAGCTCTTTATTGTGAATTGCAAGGGTTGCGCCCTCTTTTTTCATTGTATCACCGCCACAACAACGAAATTCCCAATTTGTATCTCCTTTTTTTATCTCCTTCATCAGGTTAGACGCATGAAGGTCACCGGAACTTTCACCTGCTATAATATAATATTTCATTGCGTCAGGACTCTAAACTTCTTCGTTTATTATCTTTATTAATTGCATGGTTGCATGGTTGCATGACTGCATGATTGCATGGATGCATGGTTGCATGACGTGTTATTGATAATTTGATTTCCATTTGTCATTTGAATTTAATTTTGATATCAGGTTTTTATTCATTTTAATCATTTTATTTTCAAACTCATAGATTTTGTCATCATAAATTATAAAATCATCTTTACTTATCTGTGATGTAGATTGAAGTGCAAACATCTGAGTATAATTCTCAGCAGCCGAACTTAAAGAAATCTCATAATATCTCAGGTTTTCTTTTATACTTCTCCTTGAATATCCTTCAGCAATATTGCCAGACATAGAAAGTGCAGAATCTTCAATCTGTGCTTTAACTTTAAATGGAATTTGTGGATTTTTCTTTAGTATTTTGTGAACCAATATATAGAGTTCAATCGCTAATTGCCATATTTCCAGCTTTCTAAATCCACGATTTATATTACGGTTTCTATTTAATAATTTTTCATCCATAGTTTATTCTACCTTACAATCATGCATCCATGCATCCATGCATCCATGCATCCTTGCAACCATGCATCCATGCATCCATGCATACCTCCATATTTAAGTTTTCCCAAAATATTCCACATAATTCCTTGGCGTCTCATAAAGTTTAATACAATGCAGCCTGGCATTAGAGATGGTACAAATAGCCGGATCAAGTATTTTCCACACTTCTGCGACCAGATTTTCACAGCTTGCTATCTTTCCTTTCATAAAATCAACATCAAGGTTCAGGTTTTTATGATCAACTTTGTCAATAACCTTTTCTTTTATCACCTCACTTAGTTTATTAAAATCAATTACAAAACCTGTATCAGGTTCCACTGCCCCCTTTACTGTTACGATCAGCTCAAAATTATGCCCATGCCAGTTTTCATTAGCACATAGTCCAAACACCTCCTTGTTCTTTTCTACTGACCAGTTGGGATTACACAGCTTATGCGCTGCGTTGAAATGTTCTTTTCGGGTTAGGTAAATCATTTTGTAAAAAGAAACCACGAATTACACTAATTCTATTTAAAAAGCAAACATATAAAAAAAATGCCTGAAATTTAAAATATCTAAAATTTAGTTCTCTTTTAGGGTTTACCAATGATTGTTATGTGGAAATTTGGGTTATTATTTTATGGATAAATGGAAAGAGTTTGAAATGCAGCTGATTTAATAAACCCCGCACCCCGAGTACTCGGGGTGCGGGGTAAAGTATTAAAGATAACCACTTGATAAAGAGAAGAATAGACAAAAAGAGGAAAAATACGTCCTATTGTGAATAAAGAGCTGCATTAAGACAATATGTTGCAAAAAATAATAATAATAGGGTCAACCAGCACCCAGTAACCAGCATCCAGTAGCTGATAATTTGATGCATGATGTTAATAATGATTACAATTTAAGTTGTTTTTTTTAATTTAGATTTTTAGGTTTTATTTATTATCTGTTAGTTTTTATTGATATATCACTTTCTTTGTTACTACCTCCCTATCACTTACTATTTGCAAGTAATATATACCTTTCACATATTTACTCAAATCAATAGGCAGGCTTACCTTACTTTTACGGTCTGGTAAACTTTGAGAGAATATCAACTTCCCGTTAATTTGATATAGAGCGATGGACAGGTTGCCGTTATTATGTTTATCAATTTTTAATTTAAATTGACCGTTGTTGGGATTGGGATAAATTGTAAAATAACTATTGAATATTAAATATTGGTTAATATAAGAAGGTTGATCAACATTAGATATATTAGACCTTACTGAATTATAAATAGTTGCTTTCAAAGAAGGTGTACAAATCGAAGGTGGAATAACCTCTATTACATATTTCACATTTCCCTGTTGCGGAGGCGACCAATCAGTATAGGTAAAATTTGTACTGAGGACAGAGGCTAATGAGTCAAAATTACCAGATACCTGATTATATCGTAAAATTGTGTAGAAATTAAACGTAAACCCTTCATAAGCATCCCATGTAAGATTTATTTCATTACCGGTACCCGGACTGGCGAGGAGATGAATCGTTTCGTGAAAATCGCCTAATGCACTTTCATTGCCACAAGAATCTATCACAGATAATTTATATCTGTAGGAGGTAGCTTGTGGATCCACAATATTACTAGTATCAACAAACACACTCAATGAGTTATAAAAAGCACTACCAATATGTGTGTAAGACCCAAGAATATTTCTATAAATCCTGATGCTATCAATATGAACAGGAGATACCGGTTTCTCCCATACAATTATGTTTTTTGTTGAAGTACTATCAATTGTTATTATACAAATAGGCTGTGGAAGTGGTGCGATAATATTTACAGTAACGCTATCTGAGGCGGTAGAACCATTGGTATCCAGTACCGTTACAGTATAGGTTGTTGTATCAAATGGAGAAGCTGTTGGATTAGCTAAAGTGGGATCATTTAAACCTGATGAA encodes:
- the lpxB gene encoding lipid-A-disaccharide synthase — protein: MKYYIIAGESSGDLHASNLMKEIKKGDTNWEFRCCGGDTMKKEGATLAIHNKELSFMGILEVAAKFGKVLRLLKVCKRDILRYKPDVLILVDFAGFNMRVAKFAKKHRYKVFYYISPKVWAWNQSRVFKIKKLVDRMFVIFPFEKEFYKKFDYQVDYVGNPTLDAVSGHQINHNFRQQHELDQKPILAILPGSRRQEIKKMLPFVNSICKAFGDYHIVVAAVSNVSGSLYEQILNPIPSVPRVAGERRNEIQNLKIVYDQTYDLLAHSEAALVTSGTATLETSLLGIPHVVCYKTSVISYLIVRLLIKVKYISLENLIAGKEIVKELIQQDYNLRNIIDEFKKVLFNPECRNRQIEEFKKIGLMLGEKGASAKAASLMVKYLAQGA
- a CDS encoding four helix bundle protein, which gives rise to MDEKLLNRNRNINRGFRKLEIWQLAIELYILVHKILKKNPQIPFKVKAQIEDSALSMSGNIAEGYSRRSIKENLRYYEISLSSAAENYTQMFALQSTSQISKDDFIIYDDKIYEFENKMIKMNKNLISKLNSNDKWKSNYQ
- a CDS encoding 6-carboxytetrahydropterin synthase, which translates into the protein MIYLTRKEHFNAAHKLCNPNWSVEKNKEVFGLCANENWHGHNFELIVTVKGAVEPDTGFVIDFNKLSEVIKEKVIDKVDHKNLNLDVDFMKGKIASCENLVAEVWKILDPAICTISNARLHCIKLYETPRNYVEYFGKT
- a CDS encoding T9SS type A sorting domain-containing protein; translated protein: MKTIINKKTAALCGSFVAAIALTNFSFAQQVIFFEDFSTAAGSTPPAGWDTLTQACDPALDIWYFDNPNSRPITPPIDNFHAIFDSKYNDCQYPGVSSCCLVGTCSCFAGRRVILKSPVFNASALDTVWLRWDQSLQINTGDSIIVDVFNGTSWVRVWDTLSPGMATPLDNSKLFNIFTIVSGVSNAQVRFIFSAQTSGGESYWMIDNVHIYVSILTANAGIDVNINCMDSVVIGGTPTAFGGSGIYTYSWTPSSGLNDPTLANPTASPFDTTTYTVTVLDTNGSTASDSVTVNIIAPLPQPICIITIDSTSTKNIIVWEKPVSPVHIDSIRIYRNILGSYTHIGSAFYNSLSVFVDTSNIVDPQATSYRYKLSVIDSCGNESALGDFHETIHLLASPGTGNEINLTWDAYEGFTFNFYTILRYNQVSGNFDSLASVLSTNFTYTDWSPPQQGNVKYVIEVIPPSICTPSLKATIYNSVRSNISNVDQPSYINQYLIFNSYFTIYPNPNNGQFKLKIDKHNNGNLSIALYQINGKLIFSQSLPDRKSKVSLPIDLSKYVKGIYYLQIVSDREVVTKKVIYQ